The following coding sequences lie in one Ostrea edulis chromosome 8, xbOstEdul1.1, whole genome shotgun sequence genomic window:
- the LOC130049437 gene encoding P2X purinoceptor 7-like — translation MRDTLKRVVRENPEYLFSILEPEQRFQPSGGGTVQPSWCICSHCRDMPTPREKVCCQRNPDNCISRLPDFGVLILDEAVLALARLYRQDILAMPEDADRNRANRHTGYRQFVLWHHGKLGAEDRRVILSCCVWRIRDKFPDPHGHYIGFKDNRLQ, via the exons ATGAGGGACACCCTTAAAAGAGTTGTGAGGGAAAACCCAGAGTACTTGTTCAGTATTTTGGAGCCTGAACAAAGATTTCAACCTTCTGGGGGTGGAACAGTACAACCATCATGGTGCATCTGCTCTCATTGTAGAGACATGCCAACTCCTAGGGAGAAAGTCTGCTGCCAAAGAAATCCTGATAACTGTATTTCTAGATTGCCG GATTTCGGGGTGCTCATTTTAGACGAGGCAGTTCTTGCATTGGCAAGACTCTACCGCCAAGATATTTTGGCAATGCCAGAAGATGCAGATAGAAACAGAGCCAATCGCCACACGGGATATCGCCAATTTGTACTTTGGCATCATGGGAAATTGGGAGCTGAAGATAGACGTGTAATTCTTAGCTGTTGTGTGTGGCGTATCAGAGACAAATTTCCTGACCCTCATGGACATTACATTGGTTTCAAAGATAACAGAttgcaataa